A window of uncultured Methanobrevibacter sp. contains these coding sequences:
- the mmp10 gene encoding methyl coenzyme M reductase-arginine methyltransferase Mmp10 (Mmp10 (methanogenesis marker protein 10) is a cobalamin-requiring radical SAM methyltransferase that creates the methylarginine modification to methyl coenzyme M reductase.), which yields MQVVADVGGIPGRDCNGFCKYCYFRKVKEVKTFGCAHCLPNKIGCERCSKGVAESQGAFKAPFEVINEVQTALMMGMPQGEVSAYISGGGDISCYPHLETLTANLNQFSISSVLGYTCGKGINDSNMATRLINNGVKEVSFTVFSTDPQLRREWVKDPNPDEGLKACQIFCENIDLTGASVIIPGVNDGDVLRQTCNSLEEWGAKGMLLMRFANTFNEGLILGNEPIIKGIESQPVEDFAELVRQINSEYKFRVSGTPLCDPETGGPFAIAKDENEVFLQFIKPVTGEATIITSKIAEPFISKIFKKIEADSVNVVACEKEIACLITKEDLEKLDLSEIKDAVILPGRSFVHQLDAERILSADGVDRIIGRGPDTLSVDGELSIDMTDENVIERELEEFNDLVDAINFFGMRRI from the coding sequence ATGCAAGTTGTAGCAGATGTTGGAGGAATACCTGGAAGAGATTGTAACGGTTTTTGCAAATACTGTTACTTTAGAAAGGTAAAGGAAGTTAAGACCTTTGGCTGTGCACACTGTTTACCAAACAAAATTGGTTGTGAAAGATGCAGTAAAGGAGTTGCTGAATCACAAGGTGCCTTTAAAGCCCCATTTGAAGTGATAAACGAAGTGCAAACCGCTTTAATGATGGGAATGCCACAAGGTGAAGTGAGTGCATATATCAGTGGTGGAGGAGATATCAGCTGTTATCCACACCTGGAAACACTAACTGCCAACTTAAATCAGTTTTCAATCTCATCAGTACTGGGATACACATGCGGCAAAGGTATAAACGATTCAAACATGGCTACAAGATTGATAAATAACGGAGTTAAGGAGGTCTCATTTACTGTTTTTTCAACCGACCCTCAACTTCGAAGGGAATGGGTAAAAGATCCGAACCCTGACGAGGGCCTGAAGGCATGCCAGATATTTTGTGAAAATATTGATTTGACCGGAGCATCAGTAATCATCCCAGGAGTCAATGACGGAGATGTTTTAAGGCAAACCTGTAATTCCCTAGAGGAATGGGGTGCAAAGGGAATGCTTTTGATGAGATTTGCAAACACATTCAATGAAGGGTTGATTTTAGGCAATGAACCGATTATAAAAGGAATTGAATCACAGCCCGTAGAGGATTTTGCAGAACTTGTCAGACAGATTAACTCCGAGTATAAATTCAGAGTCAGCGGAACACCATTGTGCGATCCTGAAACCGGCGGCCCATTTGCAATAGCAAAAGATGAAAATGAAGTCTTCCTGCAATTCATCAAACCTGTTACCGGAGAGGCTACAATCATAACCTCAAAAATAGCCGAGCCATTCATTTCCAAAATATTCAAAAAAATTGAAGCTGACAGCGTCAATGTTGTTGCATGCGAAAAGGAAATAGCATGTCTGATAACAAAAGAAGATTTGGAAAAACTGGACTTATCCGAAATCAAGGATGCAGTGATATTGCCAGGCAGGTCATTTGTCCATCAGCTGGATGCGGAAAGAATTTTGAGTGCAGATGGTGTTGATAGAATCATAGGCCGTGGCCCGGATACATTAAGTGTTGATGGGGAACTAAGCATTGACATGACCGATGAGAATGTCATAGAAAGAGAACTTGAAGAGTTCAACGATTTGGTGGATGCAATCAACTTCTTTGGTATGAGAAGAATTTAA
- a CDS encoding methanogenesis marker 7 protein gives MYETLLFTGGVHKSEEIRELIEDLGGFILQDSVQQMELVLNMAVPMEDVDKIEEKSKELLAKLSVAPMAGSEIAIVSPTLARHHLPHAACDISEYLREFGAKDNMIGLARGDGKGTSGITEEEKDLIEEHDIAIFVLGSFENCIKEKSFLYDNIDIPVIVTGAPEIDVNELPGADAYVGGLGRIPRRLRRGPDIRALDKLVETIEQILSDRKREMALDSPLVPSIVVKNAIENQIREIKDVISPTPVTSQLDGVRVKLNYDTYAEDIGNVVIDGKKLSEISEIKKSKMYDYILVKINSESSLVEDSN, from the coding sequence ATGTATGAAACATTATTATTTACTGGTGGAGTTCACAAAAGTGAAGAGATAAGAGAATTGATTGAAGATTTGGGAGGATTCATTCTTCAAGATAGTGTTCAACAGATGGAATTGGTATTGAATATGGCCGTTCCAATGGAAGATGTTGACAAAATCGAAGAAAAATCTAAAGAATTGCTGGCAAAACTATCCGTTGCTCCAATGGCCGGTTCTGAAATTGCAATCGTCTCTCCTACTCTTGCAAGACATCACTTGCCTCATGCTGCATGTGACATTTCTGAATACTTGCGTGAATTCGGTGCAAAGGATAACATGATAGGTCTTGCTCGTGGAGACGGTAAAGGAACCTCCGGAATTACCGAGGAAGAAAAAGACTTGATTGAAGAGCATGACATTGCTATTTTTGTATTGGGCAGTTTTGAAAATTGTATTAAAGAAAAATCATTCCTTTATGATAATATTGATATACCTGTAATTGTCACAGGTGCACCTGAAATAGATGTTAACGAACTTCCAGGAGCAGATGCATATGTAGGGGGCCTTGGTAGAATTCCAAGAAGACTCAGAAGGGGTCCGGATATACGTGCATTGGATAAGTTAGTTGAAACCATTGAACAAATTTTAAGTGATAGAAAACGTGAAATGGCTCTAGATTCACCACTGGTTCCATCCATTGTTGTTAAAAATGCAATTGAAAATCAAATTAGAGAAATTAAGGATGTTATCTCTCCAACTCCGGTAACTTCACAATTGGATGGTGTTCGTGTAAAACTGAATTATGATACCTATGCAGAAGATATAGGTAATGTGGTGATTGACGGTAAAAAATTATCTGAGATTTCCGAGATTAAAAAATCAAAAATGTATGATTATATATTGGTTAAAATTAATAGTGAGAGTTCTCTTGTCGAGGATTCAAACTAA
- the comB gene encoding 2-phosphosulfolactate phosphatase: MKVTLSFEDTASSDVSIMVDALRASSTITLALNKFKRIIPCFTPEEAFDLKEKTGGVLAGERGGKQIEGFDIGNSPCGIKDYESSHDTLILTTNNGTRILENMDSKVLVGSMVNAKAVGLKSIQLAESHIDVVMAGVNGKFAIEDFLASGEILYWICQNLDEYELSEYAKSAILASRDYELVKDAFLTSRTAKRLIELDYEEDVRLCMMKNISENVARYDKNELTLYI, from the coding sequence ATGAAAGTTACATTGAGTTTTGAAGATACTGCAAGCAGTGACGTTTCCATTATGGTTGATGCCCTAAGGGCCAGTTCCACAATAACATTGGCCTTAAATAAATTCAAAAGGATAATTCCATGCTTTACCCCTGAAGAAGCCTTCGATTTAAAAGAAAAAACAGGAGGAGTTTTAGCAGGCGAACGTGGCGGAAAGCAAATTGAAGGATTTGACATTGGAAACAGCCCTTGCGGAATTAAGGATTATGAAAGTTCACATGACACGCTCATACTAACAACAAACAATGGAACAAGAATACTCGAAAACATGGACTCAAAAGTATTGGTGGGTTCCATGGTCAATGCAAAGGCGGTTGGCCTAAAAAGCATTCAATTGGCTGAAAGCCATATTGATGTGGTTATGGCCGGAGTAAACGGAAAGTTTGCAATCGAGGACTTTCTGGCTTCAGGCGAAATACTATACTGGATTTGTCAAAATCTGGATGAATATGAACTGAGCGAATACGCAAAGTCCGCAATTTTGGCAAGCAGAGACTATGAACTGGTAAAAGATGCTTTTTTAACATCCAGAACTGCCAAAAGGCTAATTGAACTTGACTACGAGGAGGACGTCAGACTTTGCATGATGAAAAACATAAGTGAAAATGTAGCCAGATATGATAAAAATGAATTAACTTTATATATCTAG
- a CDS encoding TraB/GumN family protein — MKRECLKIIGTAHVSQESVDEVKDAIYEYQPDVVAIELDRGRYTRLKEQMMGIERDDPISVTNIIKENKVGLFFTSTLLSYFQSKIGADLDVAPGSEMIGAIEASEDLGIPIALIDRDVNITLQRALNKMGFVEKAKFIFGLIASVFGLDDEEDIDVEELKNPENLDDLMDMFKDEAPSVHEVLVHERDAYLAGSILRIPQDHVIAVVGAGHKPGIENYLDNPETLPNLRDLEIINDKKGIPWAKILLGLIPLLFVVIFFLAYFSGINITGNIFEFIIISMIMGFIGSILSGSKLISAIVGGIVAPLTIIHPLLAAGWFSGLCEAKFRKVRPSDIKNLTKIESFRDLWQNNIFRILLVVIGTNLGVSIATLVILPSQVFIPLFMRIFGG; from the coding sequence TTGAAAAGGGAATGTTTAAAAATAATAGGTACTGCTCACGTTTCACAGGAAAGTGTGGACGAAGTAAAGGATGCCATATACGAATATCAACCGGATGTTGTTGCAATCGAGCTTGACAGAGGCCGATACACAAGACTGAAAGAGCAGATGATGGGCATTGAAAGAGATGACCCCATATCCGTAACCAACATCATCAAGGAAAATAAGGTTGGATTATTCTTCACAAGCACATTACTTAGTTACTTTCAATCAAAAATTGGAGCGGACCTTGATGTTGCGCCGGGTTCTGAAATGATTGGTGCAATTGAAGCCAGCGAAGATTTGGGAATACCAATTGCACTCATTGACAGAGATGTGAACATAACCCTGCAAAGAGCCTTGAACAAAATGGGATTTGTTGAAAAGGCAAAATTCATATTTGGTTTAATAGCTTCCGTTTTCGGATTGGATGATGAGGAAGATATTGACGTTGAAGAGCTGAAAAATCCGGAAAACCTTGATGACTTGATGGACATGTTCAAGGATGAGGCTCCAAGTGTTCATGAAGTTTTGGTTCATGAAAGGGATGCATATCTCGCAGGAAGCATTTTAAGAATCCCACAGGATCATGTGATTGCGGTCGTAGGTGCGGGCCACAAGCCAGGTATCGAAAATTATCTTGACAATCCGGAGACATTGCCTAATCTAAGAGATTTGGAAATAATCAATGATAAGAAAGGTATTCCATGGGCAAAAATATTATTGGGTCTGATTCCATTACTGTTTGTTGTGATATTTTTTCTGGCATATTTTAGCGGGATAAACATTACAGGAAACATCTTTGAATTCATTATAATCAGTATGATTATGGGATTTATCGGATCAATCCTTTCCGGTTCCAAACTCATATCTGCAATCGTTGGAGGAATAGTTGCGCCCCTGACCATCATTCACCCCCTGCTTGCTGCAGGATGGTTTTCAGGACTGTGTGAAGCAAAATTCAGAAAAGTCAGACCAAGTGACATTAAAAATCTGACAAAAATAGAAAGTTTTAGGGACTTATGGCAAAACAACATATTCAGAATACTCCTTGTGGTAATTGGAACCAATTTAGGAGTCAGCATTGCAACTTTAGTTATCTTACCTTCCCAAGTATTCATACCATTATTCATGAGAATATTCGGAGGATAG
- a CDS encoding DUF1922 domain-containing protein yields the protein MYLIFRCDCGRALYAKEGVATRKCVCGKTLKVKSRRIFQKVATREEASLAVQQMQDKIYKNTGFMRASDL from the coding sequence ATGTATCTTATATTTCGTTGTGACTGTGGAAGGGCATTATACGCCAAGGAAGGCGTTGCTACACGCAAATGTGTTTGTGGAAAGACATTGAAAGTTAAATCAAGACGTATTTTTCAAAAAGTAGCAACCAGAGAGGAAGCCTCTCTTGCAGTACAGCAAATGCAGGATAAAATATACAAAAACACAGGCTTTATGAGAGCCAGTGATTTGTAA
- a CDS encoding hemolysin family protein, with amino-acid sequence MIGTILKIIIILILIFINGYLSMAELAVVSVRKSKMQKYLDEGNKKAEIVMKLGEDPNEFLSTVQIGISLTAVLTGAFGGATLAEPLAKLISFIPYSEPISLIVVVIISTYLTLVIGEIVPKVIALNDPERISLQVAKYMEILSIISRPISFILAKSSSFLLWLMRIDRRTDDAVTEEEIELMIKEGREDGTIEQEEEDIIKRVFKLDDQKVESIMTPRNEIIWIDLEDERDINKIKIIESKRSIFPIASGELDDFIGVVQAKDILAALFNDDEFDIHKIVKEPLVVSEHLETLELLKEFKENQEYVHMSLVVDEFGSVEGLITLNDLLEGIVGDIPGIDEEDEPKATQRLDGSWLIDGRYPIDKFKELFEFKDKLPDEEEDNYTTLAGFILSLSGTIPDEEDKYECGRFIFEIIDIDGHQIDKVLVTDLGPEEPVIIEE; translated from the coding sequence ATGATTGGAACGATACTCAAAATAATTATTATATTAATTTTAATATTTATCAACGGATACTTATCTATGGCGGAACTTGCCGTTGTTTCCGTTAGAAAATCGAAAATGCAAAAATATCTTGATGAAGGAAATAAAAAAGCTGAAATCGTAATGAAATTAGGTGAAGACCCTAACGAATTTTTATCAACTGTACAAATTGGAATTTCTCTTACCGCAGTTTTAACTGGTGCATTTGGTGGGGCCACACTGGCCGAACCTCTTGCAAAGCTAATTTCATTTATCCCTTATAGTGAACCTATTAGCTTAATTGTGGTTGTTATAATAAGTACATACCTAACACTGGTTATCGGCGAAATCGTGCCAAAGGTCATTGCATTAAATGACCCTGAAAGAATATCCCTTCAAGTTGCAAAATATATGGAAATTCTCTCAATAATTTCAAGACCTATAAGTTTCATTCTTGCAAAATCAAGCAGTTTCCTTTTATGGTTAATGAGAATTGATCGCAGAACAGATGATGCTGTTACTGAAGAGGAAATCGAACTTATGATTAAGGAAGGAAGAGAAGATGGAACTATCGAACAAGAGGAAGAAGACATCATCAAAAGGGTTTTCAAGCTCGATGACCAAAAAGTCGAAAGCATCATGACCCCCCGTAATGAAATCATTTGGATTGACCTTGAAGATGAAAGGGACATCAACAAGATTAAAATCATTGAAAGTAAAAGGTCAATATTTCCAATTGCCAGTGGTGAATTAGATGATTTCATAGGTGTTGTTCAGGCCAAGGATATTCTTGCAGCACTATTTAACGATGATGAATTTGACATTCATAAAATTGTCAAAGAACCATTGGTAGTTTCAGAACACCTTGAAACTTTGGAACTGCTTAAGGAATTTAAGGAAAACCAGGAATATGTACACATGTCACTTGTTGTTGACGAATTCGGTAGCGTCGAAGGGTTAATCACTTTAAACGATTTACTTGAAGGTATTGTTGGAGACATTCCTGGAATTGATGAGGAAGATGAACCTAAAGCAACTCAAAGATTAGATGGAAGCTGGTTAATAGATGGAAGATATCCAATTGATAAATTCAAAGAACTATTTGAATTCAAAGATAAATTACCTGATGAAGAAGAAGACAATTACACCACACTTGCAGGATTTATCTTAAGCCTAAGCGGTACAATACCTGATGAAGAAGACAAATACGAATGTGGAAGATTTATCTTTGAAATAATCGATATTGACGGACACCAAATCGACAAAGTTCTCGTGACCGATTTGGGTCCAGAAGAACCAGTGATAATAGAGGAATAA
- a CDS encoding calcium/sodium antiporter, whose amino-acid sequence MDAGIIIQIVLLLVGFVFLIKGSDFFVDGASSIAAILKIPTIIVGLTIVAFGTSAPEAAVSITSSIVGNNAMAVSNVVGSNLFNMLMVIGIAALMSNLLMEKSVLNKDLPFLVGITVLWAIFLVIGWDISAIEGIILLALLVIYVVYLIKDAKKSSDANYVEKPKLTTPKSIIFILVGLAGIIIGGDLVVDSASAIAIALGMSETLVGLTIVAIGTSLPELVTSITALRKGENQLVIGNVVGSNIFNILFVLGASSAISRIPLDSSMLIDVLFMVAVTVLCFIFGKTQEKYDKKEGIILIILFIAYMAFAILRN is encoded by the coding sequence ATGGACGCAGGAATAATAATTCAAATTGTATTACTGCTTGTGGGATTCGTATTTTTAATAAAAGGATCCGACTTTTTTGTTGATGGAGCAAGTAGCATTGCGGCAATTCTTAAGATACCTACAATCATTGTTGGTTTGACAATTGTTGCATTCGGAACAAGTGCTCCCGAAGCTGCAGTATCAATTACTTCATCAATAGTGGGCAACAATGCAATGGCTGTCAGTAACGTTGTTGGAAGTAACCTCTTCAATATGCTGATGGTAATCGGTATAGCTGCATTGATGAGTAATTTATTAATGGAAAAAAGTGTTTTAAATAAGGACTTGCCTTTCCTTGTTGGAATTACCGTATTATGGGCAATATTTCTTGTAATAGGATGGGACATCTCAGCCATTGAAGGAATCATCTTACTCGCACTCTTAGTGATTTATGTAGTCTACCTTATTAAAGATGCTAAAAAGTCCAGTGATGCAAATTATGTTGAAAAGCCAAAATTGACAACACCTAAAAGTATAATCTTCATTCTTGTGGGACTTGCAGGAATCATAATAGGTGGGGATTTGGTAGTTGACAGTGCCTCAGCAATAGCAATCGCCCTTGGAATGAGTGAAACCCTTGTTGGTTTGACCATTGTTGCAATCGGTACATCATTACCTGAACTTGTTACCTCAATTACCGCTTTAAGAAAAGGTGAAAATCAATTGGTTATAGGTAATGTAGTTGGTTCCAACATATTCAACATATTATTCGTACTTGGGGCAAGTAGTGCAATAAGTCGAATACCTCTCGACTCAAGCATGTTAATAGATGTACTATTTATGGTAGCAGTAACAGTATTATGCTTCATATTTGGTAAAACCCAAGAAAAATATGATAAAAAAGAAGGTATTATATTAATAATACTATTCATTGCGTATATGGCATTCGCAATCCTTAGAAATTAA
- a CDS encoding TIGR00269 family protein, which translates to MVKLNKDEFNEKIFTRINNLIDDYQLIKEGELIAVALSGGKDSVLTLHALKNYQKYLDFDLVAISVDEGIEGYRQHGIDSAIKNAKDLDIELVQKSFKSEEGFALDDIYSNFKSACIPCGVFRRNILNKTAYELGAVKIATGHNLDDEIQSFLMSFARGDTIKFSKFGPELDVIHPKLVPRIKPLWNTPEKEVGMWAVINDIDIHLDECPYSHLSLRAKIKEFLNVSEDQHPGVKVNVMESFKQILNFENDINTNLNECEVCGEPTSSNICKACELKDLISKDCECHIRNE; encoded by the coding sequence ATGGTGAAATTAAACAAAGATGAATTCAATGAAAAGATTTTTACAAGAATCAATAATCTGATTGATGATTATCAATTAATTAAGGAAGGTGAATTGATAGCCGTTGCATTGTCCGGTGGTAAGGACAGTGTACTGACATTGCATGCACTGAAAAATTATCAAAAATACCTTGATTTTGATTTGGTTGCCATCAGTGTTGATGAGGGTATTGAAGGCTACAGGCAACACGGTATTGATTCTGCCATTAAAAATGCAAAGGACTTGGATATTGAGCTTGTTCAAAAATCATTCAAGTCCGAAGAGGGTTTTGCATTGGATGATATCTATTCTAATTTTAAAAGCGCATGCATCCCATGTGGGGTGTTTAGGCGTAACATTTTAAATAAAACTGCCTATGAACTTGGTGCGGTTAAGATTGCAACCGGACATAATTTGGATGATGAGATTCAGTCATTCTTAATGAGCTTTGCACGTGGAGATACTATCAAATTCTCCAAATTTGGGCCTGAACTTGATGTTATTCATCCGAAACTCGTTCCAAGAATAAAGCCGTTGTGGAACACTCCCGAAAAGGAAGTCGGCATGTGGGCTGTAATTAATGATATTGACATACATCTAGATGAGTGTCCTTATTCCCATTTGTCACTTAGGGCAAAAATCAAGGAGTTTTTAAATGTCAGTGAAGATCAGCATCCCGGTGTCAAGGTTAATGTGATGGAGTCATTCAAACAGATTTTGAATTTTGAAAATGATATAAACACAAACCTTAACGAATGTGAAGTCTGTGGTGAGCCGACTTCATCTAATATCTGTAAGGCTTGTGAGTTAAAAGATTTAATTTCTAAGGATTGCGAATGCCATATACGCAATGAATAG
- a CDS encoding MTH1187 family thiamine-binding protein, producing MITCDFAILPVGTETTECKDYVTAAVQSIKDSGLSYQLTGMGTQIEAENLTELYAAIAKAQEAVFDVGVGRVYTVIKVDDRRDLENRTLDAKVDTVEKMLE from the coding sequence ATGATTACTTGTGATTTTGCAATATTGCCAGTAGGTACAGAAACTACAGAATGTAAAGACTATGTAACCGCAGCCGTACAGTCAATAAAGGATTCCGGTCTGAGTTACCAGTTGACAGGTATGGGAACACAGATTGAAGCAGAAAATCTAACAGAATTGTATGCTGCCATAGCCAAAGCCCAGGAGGCAGTGTTTGACGTTGGTGTTGGCAGGGTCTATACAGTTATAAAAGTAGATGACAGAAGAGATCTGGAAAACAGAACTTTGGATGCGAAAGTGGATACGGTTGAAAAAATGTTAGAATGA
- a CDS encoding DegT/DnrJ/EryC1/StrS aminotransferase family protein yields the protein MSDIKVPIAKPLIGDEEIENVVEVLKSGMIAQGPKVEEFEQKFAEWVGAKYGIAVNSGTAALHTALLACGIGEGDEVITTPFTFIASGNSIVYTGAKPVFADIDLKTYTLNPDSIEDLITENTKAILPVQLYGQSADMDRINEIAEKYGLIVIEDAAQAHGATYKGQKVGSMGDMACFSFYPTKNMTTSEGGIITTDDEDLAEQAKIFRAHGASVRYHHDAIGYNFRMTDIAAAIGLAQMDKIDGFNDKRIENAAYLNEGLKDVDGVITPYCADGSKHVYHQYTIRVEKGDRDDWVDIINECGVGTGIHYPIPLYNQPIYKILGFEGDCPNAELAADNVISLPVHPNLTKEDLDLVIEAVKTASNELD from the coding sequence GTGTCAGATATTAAAGTTCCTATTGCAAAACCATTAATTGGTGATGAAGAAATAGAAAATGTAGTTGAAGTTTTAAAATCCGGTATGATTGCTCAAGGACCTAAAGTTGAAGAGTTTGAACAAAAATTTGCTGAATGGGTTGGAGCAAAATACGGTATTGCCGTAAACTCAGGTACTGCTGCATTGCATACAGCACTTCTTGCATGCGGTATCGGTGAAGGCGATGAGGTAATCACAACTCCATTCACTTTCATTGCAAGTGGGAATTCTATCGTTTATACTGGTGCAAAACCGGTATTTGCAGATATTGATTTAAAAACTTACACTTTAAACCCTGACTCAATTGAAGATTTGATAACTGAAAATACCAAGGCTATTTTACCTGTTCAGCTATACGGCCAATCAGCTGACATGGACAGAATTAATGAAATTGCTGAAAAATACGGTTTGATCGTTATCGAAGATGCCGCACAGGCTCATGGTGCAACCTACAAAGGTCAAAAGGTTGGAAGTATGGGTGACATGGCATGCTTCAGTTTTTATCCAACCAAAAACATGACAACTTCCGAAGGTGGAATAATAACCACCGATGATGAGGATTTGGCCGAACAAGCAAAAATATTCCGTGCACATGGGGCAAGCGTCAGATATCATCATGATGCAATAGGATACAACTTTAGAATGACTGATATCGCAGCAGCGATAGGTCTTGCACAAATGGATAAAATAGACGGATTCAATGACAAAAGAATAGAAAATGCGGCTTACTTGAACGAAGGATTGAAGGATGTTGACGGAGTCATTACTCCTTACTGTGCTGACGGTTCAAAACATGTATATCACCAATACACAATCCGTGTTGAAAAAGGAGACCGTGATGATTGGGTTGACATAATCAATGAGTGCGGTGTTGGAACAGGAATTCATTATCCTATTCCGTTATATAATCAGCCAATCTATAAAATTCTCGGATTTGAAGGGGATTGTCCAAATGCAGAACTTGCAGCAGACAATGTGATTTCCCTACCTGTTCATCCTAATTTAACAAAAGAAGATTTGGATTTAGTTATTGAAGCTGTAAAAACTGCTTCTAACGAGTTAGATTAA
- a CDS encoding tRNA (guanine(10)-N(2))-dimethyltransferase: protein MEEYKIKTIEEGLTKIEFPEFEKVSSAAPVFYNPHMEMNRDLSILAIQVFQKQEDREINICDLFGGSGIRGVRYKNEIDGVGEVAINDISETANHYERHNIELNGLSDVEVYQHDASMFLRMKRGEFDVIDIDSFGTPSPFLDSAGYCARRNSLLCVTATDTSALCGTYEEPCIRKYNSKPYKSEYCHENGIRILAGFVALTLSKYAKYIEVKMSHSTEHYMRLYLEIKKGSKRTDESLKNLGYISHCKHCLHRQTSHGLASPIDEICPVCGENLTHAGPLWLGSIQDGEFIQKMIDEAENKKINTEKEALKLLNKCLVEADAPVSFYDVHSICKSLKVSAPKFDLILNELENNGFKAIRTHFNPIGIKSDAGIEDIKKILEKLNEN from the coding sequence ATGGAAGAATATAAAATAAAAACTATAGAAGAAGGATTGACAAAAATTGAATTTCCGGAATTTGAAAAGGTTTCATCCGCCGCACCGGTTTTTTATAATCCCCATATGGAAATGAATAGGGACCTGTCTATTCTTGCAATCCAGGTTTTCCAAAAACAAGAGGACCGTGAAATCAATATCTGCGACTTGTTCGGAGGAAGCGGAATTCGTGGAGTAAGATATAAAAACGAAATCGATGGTGTCGGCGAAGTTGCCATAAATGACATTAGTGAAACCGCCAATCATTATGAACGCCACAACATTGAATTGAATGGTTTGAGTGATGTTGAAGTGTATCAGCATGACGCAAGCATGTTCTTAAGGATGAAACGTGGTGAATTTGACGTGATTGATATTGATTCTTTTGGAACCCCTTCTCCATTTTTAGATTCAGCAGGATATTGCGCTCGTAGAAATTCACTTTTATGCGTTACTGCAACCGACACCTCAGCATTGTGCGGAACCTATGAGGAGCCATGCATTCGCAAATACAATTCCAAACCTTACAAAAGTGAATACTGCCATGAAAACGGTATCAGAATTTTGGCAGGTTTTGTTGCACTTACACTTTCAAAGTATGCAAAGTACATTGAAGTGAAAATGTCACACAGTACTGAACATTATATGAGATTATACCTAGAAATTAAAAAGGGTTCAAAAAGAACAGATGAATCTTTAAAAAATTTAGGATATATAAGTCACTGCAAACACTGCCTGCACAGACAGACAAGCCATGGTTTGGCCAGTCCAATTGATGAAATATGTCCTGTTTGCGGTGAAAATTTAACCCATGCCGGACCTCTGTGGCTCGGAAGTATTCAGGATGGCGAATTTATTCAAAAAATGATTGATGAAGCTGAAAATAAAAAGATAAATACTGAAAAGGAAGCTTTAAAGTTATTGAACAAATGTCTTGTTGAAGCTGATGCCCCTGTAAGCTTTTATGATGTTCACAGCATATGCAAATCTTTAAAAGTCAGTGCACCAAAATTTGACTTAATTTTAAATGAACTTGAAAATAATGGATTTAAAGCTATAAGAACCCATTTCAATCCAATTGGCATTAAAAGTGATGCAGGCATCGAGGATATTAAAAAAATTTTGGAAAAATTAAATGAAAATTAA
- a CDS encoding Lrp/AsnC family transcriptional regulator, producing the protein MVKTKDNVVKLDDTDINILKIINEDVRTSYRQISRSLDVSVGTVHNRIDKMVKSGVIKKFSPVIDHEKLGFVLTTIIGVRVKGGKLKNWEEKTFFNKNVVGIYDVTGEYDAFLIAKFRNTNELNAFIKELLKDPIIERTYTQTVLDVIKEDMGSSNIL; encoded by the coding sequence ATGGTAAAGACTAAAGATAATGTCGTCAAACTTGATGATACTGATATTAACATCCTTAAAATTATCAATGAAGATGTAAGAACATCTTACAGACAAATTTCACGCAGTTTGGATGTGTCTGTAGGAACCGTTCACAATCGTATTGATAAGATGGTAAAATCTGGAGTAATCAAAAAATTCTCTCCAGTAATTGACCATGAAAAATTAGGTTTTGTTTTAACTACAATCATCGGAGTTAGAGTAAAAGGCGGAAAACTAAAAAATTGGGAAGAAAAAACTTTCTTCAATAAAAATGTTGTTGGAATTTATGATGTGACTGGAGAATATGATGCATTTTTAATTGCAAAATTCAGAAACACCAATGAATTAAACGCATTCATTAAAGAATTATTAAAAGACCCAATTATAGAAAGGACATATACTCAAACTGTTCTTGATGTTATTAAAGAAGACATGGGATCTTCCAACATATTATAA